GTGTAGAAGCTCGATTTCTAAGTGGAGGTGACGTGGATTTAACTCTTGGTTCATCAATGAAGTTTTCACTTGAAATGCCTGGAATTGAAAAGATCACCGAGACTCCTGAAAATCTATATGTATTCATAGATATGGGATTACATAAGATTTGGGTGCGCAATGATTTGGATGCGTATTGGAGCACGACTAAGTTGGTAGACTGTGCTGGCCTCAAAAACGTATTGTCGATTGCAGGCTACGTGCAGAAACTGGACATTCGTAGACACTACACTGCCGTTGTTCCTTTACCACCAAATATCAAGGTCATCAAGCCAACCGATTATTATGAAGTCTTCTTTTCACGGCCTGAAAATGGAGGGGTAGTGTATATTATTCCCAAGCAGCAGGAAATTACTCCTTCTAACTAGCCAGCTATTATGAAATCTATGCAATCTCATGCCTACCCTTTATATTAGTCTATGGAGTAGTTATTAAGTTACTATAGACTAGTTTATTGGAATTTTTATATGTACTATTTTCTTGCATGCTTATCAACTTGGTATGTATTAACATTAATTAATTTAGACATATTAACTTCAATAGCATTAGGCTTAATCTAACGCAGCGTTAGTCAGCCGAGTTGTCACGAGTTGACGGAATCTGACGCCGTTAACCGGCGTCAAACTTTGACGGAAACCGGCGTTTGTTGATTATTTGACGGGTACAAGATTCAGCGTGAGAGCTTTAACCATCCAATCACATATTTTtacattttatatttattaattaatttattctTTTCTCACCCAATTTTCAATCAGATTTTGCCACATCACCAttcaaatatttgacacaaaaactcGACATTTTGGGTTAACGGGGGTCAAATACAGTCACAGTTAAAAACACACTTTTTTATCAAAAAGTACACAAACTGACTCTGACATCACATGCAGGGTTAG
This genomic window from Rutidosis leptorrhynchoides isolate AG116_Rl617_1_P2 chromosome 2, CSIRO_AGI_Rlap_v1, whole genome shotgun sequence contains:
- the LOC139891324 gene encoding uncharacterized protein, whose product is MALVLKKLVSRSFTSVVVPYLRPPPNHHPRHFFSQVRSILKEKSRHYVFDMPTKIAPEFKKIVFNDRIPHTLRVTSRVEGVEARFLSGGDVDLTLGSSMKFSLEMPGIEKITETPENLYVFIDMGLHKIWVRNDLDAYWSTTKLVDCAGLKNVLSIAGYVQKLDIRRHYTAVVPLPPNIKVIKPTDYYEVFFSRPENGGVVYIIPKQQEITPSN